A window from Exiguobacterium marinum DSM 16307 encodes these proteins:
- the rho gene encoding transcription termination factor Rho: protein MSQQTEPAKNYTLRELETKTLKELYEIAKEVKVPNFREARKRELTFRILKSQAESKDLYFLEGILEIIPPNPQSQNDGGFGFLRPINYSQSSEDIYIAASQIRRFNLRNGDLVTGKVRKPKENERFQGLLSVEAVNGESTDSTRSRDYFPALTPIYPEQQMALETEPKHLSVRVMDMIAPVGFGQRGLIVAPPKAGKTSLLKEIANSITTNHPNVELIILLIDERPEEVTDIQRSVPGADVAFSTFDETPENHARISELVLERAMRLVEHKKNVVILLDSITRLTRAYNLSVPPSGRTLSGGIDPAAFHKPKKFFGAARNIEDGGSLTILATALVETGSRMDDVIYEEFKGTGNMELHLDRKLAERRIFPAIDIRRSGTRKEELLLGKDELDSLWTIRRTMNESPDFVEQFLRRVRETKTNLDFFAALEADKKKRRPVKKTKSDL, encoded by the coding sequence ATGAGTCAACAGACAGAACCGGCAAAGAATTATACGCTTCGTGAACTAGAAACGAAGACGTTAAAAGAACTATATGAGATCGCCAAAGAAGTGAAAGTACCAAATTTTCGAGAAGCACGGAAACGTGAACTCACGTTTCGTATCTTGAAGTCACAGGCAGAATCAAAAGATTTGTATTTCCTCGAAGGTATTTTAGAAATCATACCACCGAACCCACAGTCCCAAAATGACGGCGGTTTCGGATTCCTCCGACCAATCAATTACTCCCAATCTTCCGAAGACATTTACATCGCCGCCTCACAAATCCGTCGCTTTAATCTTCGAAACGGAGATCTTGTCACGGGGAAAGTCCGTAAGCCGAAAGAGAATGAACGCTTTCAAGGGTTGTTGAGTGTAGAAGCGGTCAATGGTGAGTCGACGGACTCGACACGTTCGCGTGATTATTTCCCGGCGCTGACACCGATTTATCCTGAACAGCAAATGGCGCTCGAGACGGAACCGAAGCATCTTTCCGTTCGCGTCATGGATATGATTGCACCAGTTGGGTTCGGACAACGTGGTTTGATTGTGGCGCCACCAAAAGCCGGTAAAACCTCACTCTTAAAGGAAATTGCGAATTCAATCACGACGAACCATCCGAACGTCGAACTGATTATTCTCTTGATTGATGAGCGACCAGAGGAAGTGACTGACATCCAACGGTCGGTACCGGGTGCGGACGTAGCGTTCTCGACATTTGATGAGACACCGGAAAACCATGCACGAATCTCGGAACTCGTACTTGAACGGGCGATGCGTCTCGTTGAACATAAGAAAAACGTGGTCATTTTACTCGACTCCATCACTCGTCTCACTCGTGCGTATAACCTTTCTGTCCCGCCGAGTGGGCGGACACTATCTGGGGGGATTGATCCGGCGGCTTTCCATAAACCGAAAAAATTCTTCGGCGCAGCTCGAAATATCGAAGATGGAGGCAGTTTGACGATTCTTGCCACGGCACTCGTTGAGACCGGTTCACGAATGGATGACGTCATCTATGAAGAATTCAAAGGGACTGGGAACATGGAACTTCATCTAGACCGGAAACTAGCTGAACGTCGCATCTTCCCGGCGATTGATATTCGTCGATCGGGTACACGGAAAGAAGAGTTGTTGCTTGGGAAGGACGAACTCGATTCACTATGGACGATTCGTCGCACGATGAACGAGTCTCCAGACTTCGTTGAACAGTTCTTACGTCGCGTTCGTGAGACAAAAACGAACCTCGATTTTTTCGCTGCGCTTGAGGCAGATAAGAAAAAAAGACGACCAGTGAAAAAAACGAAATCAGACTTGTAA
- a CDS encoding type B 50S ribosomal protein L31 — MKQGIHPEYRKVVFMDSTTEFKFITGSTRYSNETITMEDGNEYPLIRVDVSSDSHPFYTGRQKFASADGRIERFNKKYQR, encoded by the coding sequence ATGAAACAAGGAATCCACCCAGAATACCGTAAAGTCGTATTCATGGACTCGACGACAGAATTCAAATTCATCACTGGTTCAACTCGTTACTCTAACGAGACAATCACGATGGAAGATGGAAACGAGTACCCACTCATCCGTGTCGATGTATCTTCTGATTCGCACCCGTTCTACACAGGTCGCCAGAAATTCGCATCTGCAGATGGTCGTATCGAGCGCTTCAACAAGAAATACCAACGTTAA
- a CDS encoding cation:proton antiporter, with amino-acid sequence MEFILISISLLIGVGIMSQWLAWRYQIPAIIIMTLAGVLAGPILGLFDPRELLGDLYSPIISFAVAIILFEGSLGLHFSEINQFRRSIVRIVTVGVALSFVGSSLLIQYVGGLHWVVAWTMGALFVVTGPTVVIPLLRQAHLKDRVGAILKWEGIIVDPVGALLGLFVVRLGYIVYEGMDLWMQLLFAGACIVGIGLGYLFGHLLMGWFVAEKVPRYLRASVTLTAVLVLFSLSELMMHEVGLLAVTAMGMTMANTKHRDEEIIEELQSFKEDISILLISSVFILLTASLSREELLNIFQWPLLLTIAGILFLVRPVAIYFSTIGGGLPLAERGFIGWIAPRGIVAMTVAGFFAEEVAHLGIEDAKQMLPLTLGLVFISVTLHGLTIRPLARKLKLIDEQKEANADE; translated from the coding sequence ATGGAATTTATACTCATCAGTATCAGCTTGTTAATCGGAGTCGGTATCATGTCACAATGGTTGGCATGGCGCTATCAAATCCCAGCAATCATCATTATGACACTCGCCGGAGTATTGGCAGGTCCGATTCTTGGCCTGTTCGACCCACGTGAATTATTAGGGGATCTATATAGTCCTATCATATCGTTTGCGGTTGCCATTATCTTATTTGAAGGAAGTCTCGGGCTTCATTTCAGCGAAATCAATCAGTTCCGTCGGTCGATTGTGCGAATCGTTACAGTCGGGGTTGCCTTGTCGTTTGTCGGGTCGTCGCTACTCATCCAATATGTCGGTGGGTTGCATTGGGTGGTCGCGTGGACCATGGGTGCGCTCTTCGTCGTGACGGGACCGACCGTCGTTATTCCGTTATTGCGCCAAGCGCATTTGAAAGATCGGGTCGGTGCGATTCTGAAGTGGGAAGGCATTATCGTGGATCCTGTCGGTGCGCTACTTGGTCTCTTCGTCGTACGACTTGGCTACATCGTATATGAAGGAATGGATTTATGGATGCAACTCCTCTTTGCAGGTGCTTGTATCGTAGGGATTGGACTCGGTTACTTGTTTGGTCATCTCTTGATGGGGTGGTTTGTCGCTGAAAAAGTGCCGCGTTACCTTCGTGCCTCGGTCACATTGACGGCCGTCCTCGTCTTATTCTCACTGAGTGAGCTTATGATGCACGAAGTCGGGCTTCTTGCCGTGACGGCAATGGGGATGACGATGGCCAACACGAAGCATCGGGATGAAGAAATTATTGAAGAACTGCAATCATTTAAAGAAGATATTTCGATCTTGCTCATCTCATCTGTATTCATTTTATTGACGGCATCGCTGTCCCGAGAGGAACTATTGAATATTTTCCAATGGCCACTTCTATTGACGATTGCCGGCATCCTTTTCTTAGTACGTCCGGTAGCAATTTATTTTTCCACAATCGGTGGGGGCTTACCGCTTGCGGAACGAGGGTTTATCGGTTGGATTGCACCACGTGGTATCGTGGCGATGACGGTTGCTGGATTCTTTGCCGAAGAGGTCGCGCATCTTGGGATTGAAGATGCGAAGCAAATGTTACCGCTCACCCTCGGACTCGTCTTCATTTCCGTAACGTTGCACGGTCTCACGATTCGACCGCTCGCACGCAAATTGAAATTAATTGATGAGCAAAAAGAAGCGAATGCCGACGAATAA
- a CDS encoding thymidine kinase, whose protein sequence is MMHVTNRYGWIEVICGSMFSGKSEELIRRVRRAHYGKIPVQVFKPAIDDRYHEENVVSHMGNSVVAVPVASSQDLYDAVREETQVIAIDEVQFFDEGIVDVIEQLANEDKRVICAGLDMDFRGEPFTMMPELLSRAEFVTKLQAICLSCGAPASRTQRLIDGKPARYEDPVILVGASESYEPRCRHCHDVPNKPRPVRHTVVD, encoded by the coding sequence ATGATGCATGTGACGAACCGATATGGTTGGATTGAAGTGATTTGTGGGAGTATGTTTTCAGGGAAGTCGGAGGAATTGATTCGCCGTGTCCGCCGCGCTCACTATGGAAAGATTCCGGTCCAAGTGTTCAAACCAGCAATCGACGACCGGTATCATGAAGAGAACGTCGTCTCACACATGGGCAACTCGGTCGTGGCAGTACCTGTCGCATCGAGCCAGGACTTATACGATGCCGTACGTGAAGAAACACAAGTCATCGCGATTGATGAGGTGCAATTCTTTGATGAAGGCATCGTTGATGTCATCGAACAGCTCGCGAACGAGGACAAACGCGTTATTTGTGCAGGGCTCGATATGGACTTTCGTGGTGAACCGTTCACGATGATGCCTGAACTGTTGTCCCGTGCCGAGTTTGTGACGAAACTGCAGGCGATCTGCCTGTCTTGCGGGGCACCTGCTTCGCGGACACAGCGTTTGATTGACGGGAAACCGGCTCGTTATGAAGATCCGGTCATCTTAGTCGGAGCTTCAGAATCGTATGAGCCGAGGTGCCGTCATTGTCATGATGTGCCGAATAAACCACGTCCGGTCCGCCATACGGTGGTAGACTGA
- the prfA gene encoding peptide chain release factor 1 — MFDRLSVLEDRYMQLNEMLADPEVLSDSTKLRQYSKEQAQLEETVQMYRQYKGKSEAFKEAKSMLEDRTLDAEMRELAKEEMQLLEPEVKELEAKLRILLLPKDPNDDKNVIVEVRGAAGGDEAALFAGDLYKMYTRFAERQNWKVELIDANYTELGGFKEVTFMINGAGAYSKLKFENGAHRVQRVPSTESGGRIHTSTATVAVLPEAEDVEVHIDMKDVRVDTFTSSGPGGQSVNTTQSAVRLTHIPSGLVVSCQDEKSQHKNKDKAMKVLRARLYDKMQSEHMEELSAQRKSAVGTGDRSERIRTYNFPQSRVTDHRIGLTLQKLDRVLAGELEDIIDALIMDEQARLMEDAE; from the coding sequence ATGTTTGACCGTTTAAGTGTATTAGAAGATCGTTATATGCAATTGAATGAGATGCTCGCCGACCCTGAGGTGCTCAGTGACTCGACGAAGTTGAGACAATATTCGAAAGAGCAAGCACAGTTAGAAGAGACGGTACAGATGTATCGGCAGTATAAGGGTAAGAGTGAGGCCTTCAAGGAAGCGAAGTCGATGCTCGAAGACCGGACGCTCGATGCCGAGATGCGTGAACTTGCAAAAGAAGAGATGCAGCTTTTAGAACCGGAAGTAAAAGAGTTAGAAGCGAAGTTACGGATTTTGTTACTTCCAAAAGACCCGAACGATGACAAAAACGTTATCGTCGAAGTCCGAGGTGCGGCAGGTGGAGACGAAGCGGCCCTTTTCGCAGGAGATCTTTATAAGATGTACACACGATTCGCTGAACGTCAAAATTGGAAAGTTGAATTGATCGATGCAAACTATACCGAACTCGGCGGATTTAAAGAAGTCACGTTCATGATCAATGGGGCTGGTGCCTACTCAAAACTTAAGTTTGAGAATGGGGCACATCGTGTGCAACGGGTCCCGTCTACGGAATCGGGTGGACGAATCCATACGTCTACGGCAACGGTCGCTGTCTTACCTGAAGCGGAAGATGTCGAGGTCCATATCGATATGAAAGATGTGCGTGTCGATACGTTCACCTCGTCCGGTCCAGGTGGACAGTCAGTCAACACGACACAGTCTGCCGTTCGTTTGACACACATCCCATCAGGCCTCGTCGTGTCTTGTCAGGATGAGAAGTCGCAACATAAAAATAAAGACAAGGCGATGAAGGTCCTTCGGGCACGCCTGTATGACAAGATGCAGAGCGAGCATATGGAAGAACTGTCGGCACAGCGGAAATCCGCTGTCGGGACAGGTGACCGCTCAGAGCGGATTCGCACATATAACTTCCCGCAAAGTCGTGTCACAGACCATCGCATCGGTTTAACGCTCCAAAAGTTAGACCGTGTGTTAGCGGGTGAACTAGAAGACATCATCGACGCACTCATCATGGATGAACAGGCACGTCTCATGGAGGATGCAGAATGA
- the prmC gene encoding peptide chain release factor N(5)-glutamine methyltransferase has product MRVAALLKQTEKRLSEAGRDHAAAEWWLMHVLRVDRTGLLVRLSDELSEDEATRFEEGVERMLTGEPVQHVIGRAPFYGRSFEVNRDVLIPRPETEELIDWVLGQIRHITDDEIVDVGTGSGAIAITLSLELGIRVHTVDISPEAIVVAKRNAEALGANVRFYEGDGLAPVADRSIRILVSNPPYIEAEVLLDETVVAYEPHLALFGGADGLDMYRQLISESVRVLRADWQLIAFEIGYNQGQDVKSLLSERYPEAETGILKDINGKDRIVYAVREGIAYGNEMD; this is encoded by the coding sequence ATGCGTGTCGCCGCGCTACTCAAACAGACAGAAAAACGGCTTTCAGAAGCCGGGCGCGACCACGCGGCTGCCGAGTGGTGGCTCATGCATGTGCTTCGCGTTGATCGGACTGGTCTCCTCGTCCGCCTGTCGGATGAACTGTCGGAAGATGAGGCGACACGATTTGAGGAAGGCGTTGAGCGTATGTTGACCGGGGAACCGGTACAACATGTGATTGGACGAGCGCCGTTTTACGGGCGTTCTTTCGAAGTGAATCGCGACGTCTTGATTCCGAGGCCAGAAACAGAAGAATTGATTGACTGGGTGCTCGGTCAAATTCGTCACATAACGGACGATGAAATCGTGGATGTCGGGACGGGGAGTGGAGCGATTGCGATCACGCTTAGTTTAGAACTCGGTATCCGGGTACACACGGTCGATATTTCTCCGGAAGCGATAGTGGTCGCGAAACGAAATGCGGAAGCGCTCGGTGCGAATGTTCGTTTTTATGAAGGAGACGGGCTCGCTCCAGTCGCCGATCGGTCGATTCGTATTCTCGTCTCGAATCCGCCTTATATCGAAGCGGAAGTGCTGTTAGATGAGACCGTTGTCGCCTACGAGCCGCATCTAGCCCTCTTTGGAGGCGCGGACGGGCTTGATATGTATCGTCAACTCATTTCGGAATCAGTGCGCGTCTTACGTGCCGATTGGCAATTGATTGCGTTTGAAATCGGGTATAACCAAGGACAAGATGTGAAATCATTGTTGTCTGAACGTTATCCTGAAGCAGAAACGGGTATTTTAAAAGATATAAACGGTAAGGACCGTATCGTCTATGCCGTAAGGGAAGGGATTGCGTATGGAAACGAAATGGATTAA
- a CDS encoding L-threonylcarbamoyladenylate synthase, with the protein METKWIKSNEVEEGVRLLQAGEIIAMPTETVYGLAGDAMNDMAIRKIFEAKGRPSDNPLIVHIASIEQAKMFVDSIPPVAKRLMDVFWPGALTIILPSNGRASSLVTAGLDSIGLRMPNHSAALELIRESGLGLAAPSANRSGRPSPTTAQHVADDLAGRIAGIVDGGPTGIGVESTVIDCTGDMVTILRPGGVTREEIEAVIGSVALDANLSDEEAAPKSPGMKYTHYAPTAPVFLVDGTREDLERVIEERQRVGRRIGALVFDEEPTLAEVTFSLGTSMEVAAQRLYDALRRFDETDVEEIYVNKIEPVGVALAVYNRLYKASGGKVVQPTKDA; encoded by the coding sequence ATGGAAACGAAATGGATTAAATCGAATGAGGTTGAAGAGGGGGTACGTCTTCTTCAAGCGGGTGAAATCATCGCCATGCCGACAGAAACCGTTTATGGTCTCGCGGGGGACGCCATGAATGATATGGCGATTCGCAAGATTTTTGAGGCGAAAGGTCGTCCGTCGGATAACCCACTCATCGTCCATATTGCTTCAATCGAACAAGCGAAAATGTTCGTCGATTCGATCCCTCCCGTTGCCAAACGCTTAATGGATGTGTTTTGGCCAGGCGCTTTGACAATCATCTTGCCTTCAAACGGCCGAGCCTCTTCGCTCGTGACCGCGGGCCTCGATTCCATCGGATTACGGATGCCGAACCATTCGGCAGCACTTGAGTTGATTCGTGAGTCGGGTTTAGGACTTGCGGCTCCAAGTGCGAATCGTTCTGGGCGCCCCTCGCCGACCACCGCTCAACATGTGGCTGATGATTTGGCCGGGCGAATCGCAGGGATTGTTGATGGGGGTCCAACTGGAATCGGTGTCGAGTCAACCGTCATCGATTGTACGGGTGACATGGTGACGATTTTACGACCTGGTGGTGTGACGCGAGAAGAAATCGAAGCCGTCATTGGATCGGTCGCTTTAGATGCCAACTTAAGTGACGAAGAAGCCGCACCAAAGTCACCGGGAATGAAATATACGCATTATGCCCCGACAGCGCCCGTCTTTTTGGTCGATGGCACACGTGAAGATTTAGAGCGTGTCATCGAAGAGCGTCAGCGAGTGGGGCGGCGTATCGGTGCACTCGTATTTGATGAAGAGCCGACATTGGCAGAAGTTACCTTTTCTCTCGGTACCTCGATGGAAGTGGCGGCGCAACGTTTATACGATGCCCTTCGTCGATTTGATGAGACAGATGTCGAAGAGATTTATGTGAACAAGATTGAACCGGTCGGGGTCGCGTTAGCCGTCTATAACCGCTTATACAAAGCGTCCGGAGGGAAGGTCGTGCAACCGACGAAAGATGCCTAA
- a CDS encoding low molecular weight protein arginine phosphatase, whose protein sequence is MSMKRVLFICSGNTCRSPMAMALLRSKMTGDEFDIRSAGLRTMQGFDASENALQVLRERGIELDHVTQTFDEVLGNWADIILTMTRAHREQIRDTYPDLGERTYTLYEFVTGLERDINDPFGGSMNVYRQVRNELEPLVNRLVLKLTNDGSKVTKPPRRLPKKTGE, encoded by the coding sequence ATGTCAATGAAACGCGTATTATTCATATGTAGTGGCAACACGTGCCGAAGCCCGATGGCGATGGCCTTGCTCCGTTCGAAAATGACAGGAGATGAATTTGATATTCGTTCTGCCGGTCTACGGACGATGCAAGGATTCGATGCTTCTGAAAATGCACTGCAAGTTCTCAGAGAACGTGGGATTGAACTCGATCATGTCACGCAAACGTTTGATGAGGTGTTAGGAAACTGGGCGGACATCATCTTGACGATGACGCGTGCGCACCGTGAACAAATCCGGGATACATACCCGGATTTAGGGGAGCGGACGTACACGCTCTATGAATTCGTAACAGGACTTGAACGAGACATCAATGACCCGTTCGGCGGCTCGATGAATGTCTATCGCCAAGTGCGAAATGAACTTGAGCCACTCGTGAATCGACTTGTGTTAAAATTAACGAATGATGGGTCAAAGGTGACGAAACCACCGAGACGCCTACCAAAGAAGACGGGGGAATGA
- the rpiB gene encoding ribose 5-phosphate isomerase B, whose protein sequence is MKIAIGADHGGFNLKKEIVALLEELGHEYKDFGTHSAESIDYPDVAIPVAEAVAAGEFDRGILICGTGIGIGIAANKVKGIRAALVHDSFSAKATRQHNDSNIMTMGERVIGPGLALDLVTTWLDTNFEGGRHSNRVGKMSAYESK, encoded by the coding sequence ATGAAAATTGCAATTGGCGCCGATCACGGCGGATTCAACTTAAAAAAAGAAATTGTAGCCTTGCTTGAAGAGCTTGGACATGAGTATAAAGATTTCGGGACCCACTCAGCCGAATCGATTGACTACCCAGACGTAGCCATCCCGGTCGCTGAAGCTGTCGCGGCTGGTGAGTTCGATCGTGGAATTTTGATTTGTGGTACGGGAATCGGAATCGGGATTGCGGCGAACAAAGTCAAAGGGATTCGTGCGGCACTCGTCCATGATTCATTCAGCGCGAAAGCGACACGTCAGCATAACGACTCGAACATCATGACGATGGGCGAGCGTGTCATCGGACCTGGTCTTGCACTCGACTTGGTGACGACGTGGCTCGATACGAACTTTGAAGGCGGTCGCCATTCAAACCGTGTCGGCAAGATGAGCGCTTACGAATCGAAGTGA
- a CDS encoding TIGR01440 family protein, whose amino-acid sequence MKTELLGLLTELNGLFPLHDERILVIGCSTSEVLGKKIGKAGSIDVASELMEAFLEFREKTGVHLAFQGCEHINRALTVERRTLKQFGLTEVTVVPVRAAGGAMSEKAYAIFDEPCVVESIQADAGIDIGSTLIGMHLKPVAIPVRLSSKHLGEAYVTFAITRPKLIGGPRAQYPNK is encoded by the coding sequence ATGAAGACGGAACTTCTCGGATTATTAACGGAGCTAAACGGACTGTTTCCGTTACATGATGAGCGTATTCTCGTCATCGGGTGCTCCACAAGTGAAGTCCTTGGCAAAAAGATCGGCAAGGCGGGGTCCATCGACGTCGCAAGTGAGTTGATGGAAGCCTTCCTTGAATTTAGAGAAAAGACGGGTGTCCATCTGGCGTTTCAAGGGTGCGAGCACATCAATCGTGCCCTCACCGTTGAGCGCCGGACACTTAAACAGTTCGGCCTCACTGAAGTGACAGTCGTCCCGGTCCGCGCGGCCGGCGGAGCGATGTCAGAGAAAGCTTATGCAATCTTCGATGAGCCGTGTGTCGTCGAATCGATTCAAGCAGATGCTGGAATTGATATCGGCTCGACATTGATTGGGATGCATTTGAAGCCGGTCGCCATTCCGGTCCGACTATCATCGAAGCATCTCGGGGAGGCGTACGTCACGTTCGCGATTACGAGACCGAAACTGATTGGTGGGCCACGGGCTCAATATCCAAACAAATGA
- a CDS encoding alpha/beta hydrolase: MIETKEMTITPFERKRTVRIYTPADYETSEKQYPVLYMHDGQNCFNDEDASYKMSWRVSEYLNDSKRDLIVVAIDSAPGEQRLDEYGPWENPFIGESLLGRDIVLGGQGSAYIEYIAQELKPQIDADYRTIPEETAMMGSSMGGLISVYAACVYPDIFKRVASLSSAFWFNQTELEQLIEASDVKGVERLYLDVGAKEVEEPMENGPTNEMYRESSERVYNLLKDKVEHIRFEVIEEGVHNELAWRERFPMVVSYLFGEEL, from the coding sequence ATGATTGAGACAAAAGAAATGACGATTACACCGTTCGAACGTAAACGAACAGTCCGAATTTACACGCCTGCTGACTATGAGACATCGGAAAAACAGTATCCGGTCCTCTACATGCATGACGGACAGAACTGCTTTAATGACGAGGACGCGAGCTACAAGATGAGCTGGCGCGTAAGTGAATATCTGAACGACTCGAAGCGCGACTTAATTGTCGTTGCGATTGATAGTGCGCCGGGCGAACAACGACTTGATGAGTATGGACCATGGGAAAATCCCTTCATCGGGGAAAGTTTGCTCGGACGAGACATCGTACTCGGAGGGCAAGGTTCAGCCTATATCGAATACATCGCTCAGGAATTGAAACCTCAAATCGATGCCGACTATCGGACCATCCCGGAAGAAACGGCGATGATGGGCAGTTCGATGGGTGGGCTTATCTCCGTGTACGCAGCGTGTGTATATCCAGACATCTTCAAGCGGGTCGCTTCCCTGTCGTCCGCGTTTTGGTTCAACCAAACGGAGCTGGAACAATTGATTGAAGCGAGCGACGTGAAGGGCGTCGAGCGTCTTTACTTAGACGTCGGCGCCAAAGAAGTTGAGGAACCGATGGAGAACGGTCCGACGAACGAGATGTATCGCGAATCGAGCGAACGCGTGTATAACTTGTTAAAGGACAAGGTCGAACACATCCGTTTCGAAGTGATTGAAGAAGGCGTCCATAACGAACTTGCCTGGCGCGAGCGCTTCCCGATGGTCGTGTCGTATTTATTCGGTGAAGAATTATAA
- the glyA gene encoding serine hydroxymethyltransferase, producing the protein MVNTTKLKVQDAELFEAMQHELGRQRDNIELIASENFVSEAVMEAQGGVLTNKYAEGYPGRRYYGGCEFVDVAENLARDRAKALFGAEHANVQPHSGAQANMAVYFTVLEAGDTVLGMNLSHGGHLTHGSPVNFSGIQYNFVEYGVDKETEHIDYDVVAALAKEHKPKLIVAGASAYPRTIDFAKFREIADSVDAYLMVDMAHIAGLVAAGLHPNPVEHAHFVTTTTHKTLRGPRGGMILCKEEFAKAIDKSIFPGIQGGPLMHVIAAKAVAFGEALQPEFKDYQRQVIANAQALAAGLEEEGLRIVSGGTDNHLLLVDLRGIDITGKAAEHALDAAGITVNKNTIPFDPASPFVTSGVRLGTAAMTTRGFKQEDMKEVARLIGRVLKHHEDESVLAEALQDVRTLTAKFPLYPERG; encoded by the coding sequence ATGGTAAACACGACGAAGTTAAAAGTGCAGGATGCGGAATTGTTTGAGGCAATGCAACACGAGCTCGGTCGTCAACGCGACAACATCGAACTCATCGCCTCAGAAAACTTTGTTTCAGAAGCGGTCATGGAAGCGCAAGGAGGCGTATTGACGAACAAATATGCCGAAGGATATCCGGGACGCCGTTACTATGGCGGCTGTGAATTTGTCGACGTTGCGGAAAACTTGGCGCGCGACCGTGCGAAAGCATTGTTCGGTGCAGAACATGCGAACGTACAACCACACTCTGGTGCGCAAGCGAATATGGCGGTTTATTTTACGGTGCTTGAAGCAGGAGACACGGTGCTCGGGATGAACCTTTCTCATGGCGGTCATTTGACGCACGGTAGCCCGGTCAACTTCTCGGGTATCCAATACAACTTCGTCGAATACGGTGTAGACAAAGAGACAGAACACATTGACTATGACGTTGTCGCAGCGCTCGCGAAAGAACACAAGCCAAAATTGATTGTGGCAGGGGCTTCGGCTTATCCACGCACAATCGATTTTGCGAAGTTCCGCGAGATCGCGGATAGTGTGGATGCTTACCTCATGGTCGATATGGCCCACATCGCCGGGCTCGTGGCGGCGGGTCTGCACCCGAACCCAGTCGAGCATGCGCATTTCGTCACGACGACGACACACAAGACGCTTCGTGGACCACGGGGCGGGATGATTCTTTGTAAAGAAGAGTTCGCCAAAGCAATCGACAAGTCAATCTTCCCAGGTATCCAAGGCGGACCCCTCATGCACGTCATCGCAGCGAAAGCGGTCGCATTCGGTGAAGCACTCCAACCGGAATTCAAGGATTACCAGCGTCAAGTCATCGCCAATGCGCAAGCCCTTGCGGCAGGTCTTGAAGAAGAGGGACTCCGAATCGTATCGGGCGGAACGGACAACCATCTCTTACTCGTCGACCTTCGCGGCATCGACATCACGGGAAAAGCAGCGGAGCACGCACTTGATGCAGCGGGGATCACGGTTAATAAAAATACGATTCCGTTCGACCCGGCATCACCATTCGTCACAAGCGGTGTTCGTCTTGGAACGGCGGCGATGACGACACGCGGTTTCAAACAAGAGGATATGAAAGAAGTGGCACGCTTAATCGGTCGTGTGCTCAAACATCATGAAGACGAGTCGGTACTCGCAGAAGCACTTCAAGACGTGCGAACGTTAACTGCGAAGTTCCCACTCTATCCTGAACGAGGCTGA